The Aythya fuligula isolate bAytFul2 chromosome 1, bAytFul2.pri, whole genome shotgun sequence nucleotide sequence gagcagagcagagaggaacCAGCAGCTTTCAATTACTCTACCACCCAATTCCTGAAACAAAGAGCCACTTTTTCATAtatcttttttctgctttcttcattaCTTTGCAACATGTCGCAGActggctgtgtgctgtgcaATGGAGGCACTCTACGATTATTACTGTGTTGCAATGCCATCTGAGTTACTAACGAGCAGTCAGCTCAGCCAGGGCATCCGTGTCAGCGGAGGTTGGTGGCTCACACCGCTGACACCCAGTAAGCCAGGTGTCCTCAGAGGCATGCTGTAGCCAGGCACAATTTTCCAACACAATTTATAATCACAAGGAGCTGCTGATGGTGCTTGTGTGCCAGACTCCGACGAGTCTCGGGTGGGCCGCCCCTGAGCTGATGCATGGCTGGAAACATCAAGTTTTCCAGCCCAAGCAGAGCCAGCCGAGGGTTACCAAATGGGTTACTAAACCGTTACTGGCCTGAGTCAGACTCAAACTGAACTGGAAAATATAAAGTCACGAGTGCCTTGGAGGCAGGGAAAGAGCCTTACCTGAAGGTTTGACAGTTCCACGAGGTCTCTGAACTTCTTATAGTCATTGGAAAGGGTATTTCTCAGAGTATTGAGCTGCTCAGATAAGTTTTTGATGTGTGGCTTTGACATGTCAGTTTTCTTTAGCATTTCCAAGTACAGGGTAACAATCTGGCTCAGTATgatcctttttttcatttctctgttgaAGAATACATTCAAAAGAAAGTTTGTGAGTGTCCATCGAGGAGGAAAATAAACGAAACTAAAATTCAGCATTGGGGTTTCTCTCTGCCACTAAGGGACAGGATGCCAAAGAAGATGCTGTAACTCATCTCCTGGGCTTACTGTAGCTCAGGACCAGCTGATGGTGCAGCACAAAGCACTTTGATCTTTATGAAGAGCATTTTAAGGCGGAggtgttttctcacttttcaaGCTTCTAAAGAAacctctgcttttgtttgttctacCCTGTCTGTTACACTGGTCTTGGAGCTGCTTTTTACAAAAAGTGCCCTACAACATGTCTGAGATGCTTTGTCACATGTGGTTCTGACTTACCTCTGTCcagtttttcactttctctATAAAAACAGGATTGCCATCAGCTACATCTGAATTACTTGCATTCTGCAACAGAGAACATACACATCTGTTATACATACAGCACTTATCACAAGGTAAATAGTGTTCTCCACAAATGAGCAGTAAAAAACATAGGATTGTAATTTTTTGCACCACTGGTCTATAACTACTACTGTGCTTTCACTTCTGGGCTTCTTTTCACTTCTGAGAGTATATTTTGCAAATACGCTCTCTAAGCACCAATTCACACTGGATGACTGCGTAGTAACAGAAACAGCATTAATCTGCTTTTAAATGTCTTCTCCTGCTATAAGTCATCTGAATAGAGACATTTAGCACCGTATGTTTCACTAAATGCTCTATGTAAGTTTTGGTATTGacaactgaaaattaaacttaATAAGCTCAGCAGCTGTCTAGGCAATTGTCAGACCTGGTCTTGCCATGTTTTCTGATAAGTTGAAATCCACCAGTCTGTGGGCTTGAATTTACCCAGTCTTGGTAAAATCTCATATGGAACAAAGGCAATTAACCATACTATAAAACTACAGTTTGTAAAACCAGAGAATAGCTCAGTAGCCCACAGTCAGACGTGGGATACATAGGGGTTGTGGGCTACCAAAAGGCTCGCAGGGTCTGAGTTTAACCATCAGGTGTTAGCCACACACTGTGGCAGATTCTAGGAAACAAAGAGCAATACAATTCTCCTACAAAGGAAAGGCAAGTTgaatcatttccttttctctgtgtgtattttttttttccttgtgttttttttttttttttttttttctttttgtatacaACAGTcactatttccttttttgtctgcttggtaatttaaatataatgagTGTAATGGGAAAGCTTGCAGGCTGACAGAAAACTCGTAGGCTGATTGGCTCCCCACGCCAAACACCTTGCCGAGCCTTGGTTTGCACTTCTGAAAGGTGGTGAGCACCTGCTGCAGACTgcagttttaatttctctgcaagAAGCTTACCACCGCTCAGGATCTCTCAGACAGAGTTATTTATATTCTACCGAGAACCTCTTTGATCTATGCTAATGAAAATGtaagatataaataaaaatgctgaaaaatcagAGCTGGAA carries:
- the IFNG gene encoding LOW QUALITY PROTEIN: interferon gamma (The sequence of the model RefSeq protein was modified relative to this genomic sequence to represent the inferred CDS: inserted 1 base in 1 codon), with amino-acid sequence MTCQTYCLFVLSVIMIXFGCSGSALFLGQLQNDIDKLKADFNASNSDVADGNPVFIEKVKNWTEVKMKKRIILSQIVTLYLEMLKKTDMSKPHIKNLSEQLNTLRNTLSNDYKKFRDLVELSNLQLTGLKIQRKAVSELFSVLQKLVETSTFKRKRSQSPKRCRC